TGTTATCTTAGGTTTATGATTTTTTTCTATCATATCAAATCTTATAATCTCATCTTCTTTTATGTCAACTACAGCTTTTTTACCTACTATTTTAGGTAAGTAGCGAGTTTCAAGACCTGTGCCTGGATTTTTTGCTGTTAACATACTCTTTGTAATTATCGTTCCTTTGGGAATATTTACCTTTGAAACAATTGAATAGTGATATTTTTTTCTGGTAATCCATTCTTTATCTGTGATTTTTTTTTCACCAGAACCTAAAGCTCTTTCAATCTCTCTCCCTTTTGTTATTAGTTCTTTAAGCTCTTCAGGTTGTAAAGATAATTTGTGATCAAATCCAATCATGTTTCTGTCAAGCGTGAAATGTCTTTCAATGGCTTTAGCACCAAGAGCGATCGCTGCAAGAGATATAATTATACCGATTTCGTGTCCAGAATAACCAACAGGTACATTATATCTTTTGCTTAACACATTTATCATTTTTAGATTAGATTCTTCGGCAGATTGTGGATAAGATGACACACAATGAAATAACATAAAAGGACAATTATACTTTTTTATCAGCATTACAGTTTCGTCAATTTCATCGATAGTAGACATTCCTGTTGAGACAAGCATGGGCTTGCCCTTTCTTGCAATATGTTCTATTAAAGGTAAATTTGTTAAACAATGACTAGCGATTTTATATGCTTCAACGCCAAGTTGCTCTAAAAAATCTGCGGACTCAATATCAAAAGCAGAGCATAGAAAAATAATATTCTTTTTATCACAATATTGCTTTATTTCTTCATATTGCTCTTGAGAGAATTCAAGATATTCTCTTATTTCTCTATATGTTTTTCCAAATTCAGGAAATCTATTATCTTCAGCATCTAAGACTTCTTTTATAGCTAAAGTATTTACATTTCTTTTCTGAAATTTAACGCAATCTGCACCAGCCTCACATGCCTTATCAATAAGTTTTTTGGCAATCTTTATGCTTCCATTATGGTTCAGTCCAATTTCAGCTATCATAAAGCAAGGATTATCCCCCCCGATGACACGATCTTTTATTCTAAGCGTGTTTGTCATTCTCCATCACCCCGTAATGATTCCATAAATCGATCCTTTATTTCTGGAGGGCTGTAAGGAATTATTTTTGTACCTTTTATTTCCTCTTTATCAATTTTAATGAGGATAAAATGAGGACCATCTAACCTATAACATTCTTCTACTGCGGTTATGATCTCTTTCTCTGTTTCAACATTAAACACATTATTATAACCACACGACTTAGCAACTTTATCTAGTTCTATTTTCTCTGATAATGTTTCTTGCCAACCAGTGGTAGCATAAATTTCATTATCTAGGACAATATGAATAAGATTTCTTGGTTGGAAGTATCCTATCATTGCCAGATTATCCAAGTTCATTAGAATATTTCCATCACCATCAAATACAATAACAGTTCTATTGGGTTTACTTAATGCGACTCCAAGACCTATAGATGAAGCTTTGCCCATGGAAGCTAACATATAGAAGTTTCTTTTGCTATCACACTTTAGATAACCTTCTCTACTTATCTTCCCGTTAGCAAATATCAATACGCTTTTTATATCAACTGCTTTACATACCGCTTTTATAGCTTCATCTCTTCTCATCTAAATACCCCCTACGGACAACCAATGCAACGGATATATTTTGATTATTTATCATGCTCATAGCTTTGTTTATGTTTTCTTTATAATTATCCTTGGATATTAACATATATGGCAGCCCAATAGTATCAAGGAAAGGAAGTGTAATTTTTCCCCAATCTAAATGTTGCACTTCATCACGTCCGTCAAAACCACGCCAACTAATTATAAATAAAAGGGGGATCTTATATAATGTGTTTAATGTAACAATAGCGTCACTAGCGTTCCCAAGACCAGAATTTTGCATTAGCAGACAAGGTTTTTTCCCAGCTAAATAAGCACCCACACACACACCAACAGCAACATCTTCACAGGTAGCATTTACATAAGGGATACCTGTTTCGGGTATGAGTTCAATTAATTTGCGTATTACAGAATCAGGAACACCACAGAAAAAATCTATTCCATACCTCACCAATTCCTCAAGGAATTCCTTCGAAGTTAGCATTTCGTTCATAAACATATATCACCAAGATTAAGTATAAAGGATCTCTTTAAATATTTTTTGTAAACTTTCTGAATTA
The Caldisericia bacterium DNA segment above includes these coding regions:
- a CDS encoding N-acetylneuraminate synthase family protein yields the protein MTNTLRIKDRVIGGDNPCFMIAEIGLNHNGSIKIAKKLIDKACEAGADCVKFQKRNVNTLAIKEVLDAEDNRFPEFGKTYREIREYLEFSQEQYEEIKQYCDKKNIIFLCSAFDIESADFLEQLGVEAYKIASHCLTNLPLIEHIARKGKPMLVSTGMSTIDEIDETVMLIKKYNCPFMLFHCVSSYPQSAEESNLKMINVLSKRYNVPVGYSGHEIGIIISLAAIALGAKAIERHFTLDRNMIGFDHKLSLQPEELKELITKGREIERALGSGEKKITDKEWITRKKYHYSIVSKVNIPKGTIITKSMLTAKNPGTGLETRYLPKIVGKKAVVDIKEDEIIRFDMIEKNHKPKITQPNPISKAGKDNRDKGNR
- a CDS encoding sulfopyruvate decarboxylase subunit beta, translated to MRRDEAIKAVCKAVDIKSVLIFANGKISREGYLKCDSKRNFYMLASMGKASSIGLGVALSKPNRTVIVFDGDGNILMNLDNLAMIGYFQPRNLIHIVLDNEIYATTGWQETLSEKIELDKVAKSCGYNNVFNVETEKEIITAVEECYRLDGPHFILIKIDKEEIKGTKIIPYSPPEIKDRFMESLRGDGE
- a CDS encoding sulfopyruvate decarboxylase subunit alpha — its product is MNEMLTSKEFLEELVRYGIDFFCGVPDSVIRKLIELIPETGIPYVNATCEDVAVGVCVGAYLAGKKPCLLMQNSGLGNASDAIVTLNTLYKIPLLFIISWRGFDGRDEVQHLDWGKITLPFLDTIGLPYMLISKDNYKENINKAMSMINNQNISVALVVRRGYLDEKR